In Fibrobacter sp., one DNA window encodes the following:
- a CDS encoding AIPR family protein, which translates to MDIAKQIVDQRILGLIKENPSIFTESEEKNISKAFLMLGVSAYLDLDIPDTLQYITEGRNDGGFDAAYIVDGADMQLNVILFQSKYTRNLDSDTNFPANAVEKAVNTVKCVFDPSAHMVLNEQSQTKVNEIRSLILEGHIPYVTFVMLNNGLKWNETGDSYIKNTFGNQPQVKFVHYNHTDIVKYVTSPKKINTQLTLSGAAIQENFNYKRVILGKVPVTEVFALFEQYGDSLLEKNIRRYLGKNAVNNGIVETLLDAQKKQNFFFYNNGLTLVCEKFAYNGLQQSNWIVKLDSLQIINGGQTCKTIYQTIKENPALDFSQIFVLVRIYELSDDEQTIRDITYATNSQNPVDLRDLKANDEKQTLLEKGAAELGFTYRRKRDYSTAINAIPSTVAAESILSVWRNKPHIARYRKNDLFGSYFNEIFGNVNAAQMIVAVQIFRYCDAIRKHHSGEPNRDAIRPFETHFMSNIVGKLLLEQKQIEYKNIDHKNFYDILSFFDENKQNLITLGETLLYKMLSEYFQKEAINELDGRTIATAFRRYDLLERYITNPTWWNSHK; encoded by the coding sequence ATGGACATTGCCAAGCAAATTGTGGATCAACGAATTCTTGGGCTTATCAAAGAGAACCCAAGTATTTTTACGGAATCCGAGGAAAAGAACATTTCCAAGGCGTTTCTCATGTTGGGCGTGTCCGCGTATTTGGATCTTGACATTCCTGACACGCTACAATACATTACGGAAGGGCGGAATGATGGCGGTTTTGACGCAGCCTATATTGTTGATGGTGCGGACATGCAGCTTAACGTCATCCTTTTCCAATCCAAGTATACCCGAAATTTGGATAGTGATACAAACTTTCCCGCAAATGCAGTTGAAAAGGCTGTAAACACAGTGAAGTGCGTTTTTGATCCTTCCGCGCACATGGTCTTAAACGAGCAAAGTCAAACAAAAGTCAATGAAATCCGCTCTCTCATTCTTGAAGGTCATATTCCATACGTGACTTTCGTCATGCTTAATAACGGCTTGAAATGGAATGAAACGGGTGATAGCTACATCAAGAACACCTTTGGCAATCAACCCCAAGTAAAATTCGTTCACTACAACCATACAGACATTGTTAAATACGTAACAAGCCCTAAAAAAATAAATACGCAACTAACCTTGTCTGGTGCGGCAATCCAAGAAAACTTTAATTACAAACGGGTTATTCTCGGGAAGGTTCCTGTAACAGAGGTTTTTGCTCTTTTTGAACAATATGGCGACTCTCTCTTAGAAAAGAACATTCGTCGATACTTGGGAAAGAATGCTGTCAACAACGGAATTGTAGAGACGCTTCTTGATGCCCAAAAGAAGCAGAATTTCTTTTTTTACAACAATGGGTTGACCCTGGTCTGCGAAAAATTTGCATATAATGGATTGCAGCAATCCAACTGGATTGTCAAACTCGATTCGTTGCAAATAATCAATGGTGGCCAGACCTGTAAAACGATATACCAAACGATAAAGGAAAATCCAGCATTGGATTTTTCCCAGATTTTTGTACTCGTTCGAATTTACGAACTTAGCGATGACGAACAGACGATAAGAGATATTACTTACGCCACCAACAGTCAAAACCCTGTTGATCTTAGGGATTTAAAAGCCAACGATGAAAAGCAAACCTTGTTAGAAAAAGGGGCTGCCGAATTAGGATTCACATACAGACGCAAGCGTGATTATAGTACTGCGATAAACGCAATTCCGTCAACAGTCGCGGCGGAATCTATTCTTTCTGTATGGCGAAACAAACCTCATATAGCAAGATATAGGAAAAACGACCTGTTTGGTAGCTATTTTAATGAAATTTTTGGTAATGTGAATGCGGCTCAGATGATTGTCGCTGTGCAAATTTTCAGATATTGTGATGCGATAAGGAAACATCATTCCGGCGAACCAAACCGTGATGCGATTAGACCTTTTGAAACACACTTTATGTCTAACATTGTGGGTAAATTGCTTCTAGAACAGAAACAGATTGAATACAAGAATATTGACCATAAAAATTTTTACGACATACTTTCGTTCTTTGATGAGAATAAACAAAATTTAATTACACTCGGTGAAACTCTTCTCTACAAAATGCTCAGTGAGTATTTTCAGAAAGAAGCAATTAACGAACTGGATGGAAGAACCATTGCGACTGCATTCAGACGTTACGATTTGCTCGAACGATACATAACAAATCCCACTTGGTGGAATTCTCACAAATAG